From Bordetella flabilis, the proteins below share one genomic window:
- a CDS encoding phosphoadenylyl-sulfate reductase codes for MPAAVPRWDSLIRQLAEIARRHPDAALASSLAAEDMVLTHAIHTAGVPLEIFSLDTGRLHAETLAMLDTIEQRYGRRPTVYRPEPEAIKAHVAAHGAFAFYESQDLRKACCHIRKVEPLTRALAGRGAWITGQRRQQAATRGSLPEEEHDPVFGLHKFNPLAAWTEDEVWGAIRILGIPYNPLHDRGYPSIGCEPCTRAIRPGEDVRAGRWWWESSDSKECGLHAGNRTAAKA; via the coding sequence ATGCCGGCGGCTGTCCCGCGCTGGGACAGCCTGATAAGGCAGCTCGCCGAGATCGCGCGCCGCCATCCCGACGCTGCGCTGGCCTCTTCCCTGGCCGCCGAGGACATGGTGCTGACCCATGCCATTCATACGGCCGGGGTGCCGCTGGAAATCTTCTCGCTGGATACCGGGCGGCTGCACGCCGAAACGCTGGCCATGCTGGATACCATCGAGCAGCGTTATGGCCGCCGGCCCACCGTGTACCGCCCGGAGCCCGAGGCAATCAAGGCGCACGTGGCGGCCCATGGCGCGTTCGCCTTCTACGAAAGCCAGGACCTGCGCAAGGCCTGTTGCCACATCCGCAAGGTGGAGCCGCTGACGCGCGCGCTGGCCGGTCGCGGCGCCTGGATTACGGGGCAGCGGCGCCAGCAGGCAGCCACGCGCGGCAGCCTGCCCGAGGAAGAGCACGATCCCGTTTTCGGTCTCCACAAGTTCAATCCCCTGGCCGCGTGGACCGAAGACGAAGTCTGGGGCGCCATCCGCATCCTCGGCATCCCATACAACCCGCTGCACGACCGCGGCTACCCCTCCATCGGCTGCGAGCCCTGTACGCGCGCAATCCGCCCCGGCGAGGACGTGCGGGCCGGCCGCTGGTGGTGGGAGTCCTCCGACAGCAAGGAATGCGGCCTGCATGCCGGCAATCGAACCGCCGCCAAGGCCTGA
- the cysD gene encoding sulfate adenylyltransferase subunit CysD produces the protein MSIVQTRSHLDWLESEAIFILREVAAECEKPVLLFSGGKDSCVLLRLAEKAFRPARFPFPLMHIDTGHNFPEVIQFRDARVAQLGETLIVRSVEDSIARGSVVLRRETDSRNAAQAVTLLEAIAEFGFDACIGGARRDEEKARAKERIFSFRDEFGQWDPKSQRPEVWNLYNTRVHRGENMRVFPISNWTELDVWQYIARENLALPSIYYAHRREVVRRRGLLVPVTPLTPPLADEQVETLSVRFRTVGDISCTCPVASEAADNEAIIAETALSDITERGATRMDDQTSEASMERRKKEGYF, from the coding sequence ATGTCCATCGTACAAACCCGCAGCCATCTCGATTGGCTGGAGTCCGAGGCAATTTTCATTCTGCGCGAGGTCGCGGCCGAGTGCGAAAAGCCGGTCCTGCTGTTCTCCGGCGGCAAGGATTCCTGCGTGCTGCTGCGCCTGGCGGAGAAGGCCTTTCGTCCGGCGCGCTTCCCATTTCCCCTGATGCACATCGACACGGGGCACAATTTCCCCGAAGTCATCCAGTTTCGCGACGCCCGTGTCGCGCAACTGGGCGAGACCCTGATCGTGCGCAGCGTGGAGGATTCCATCGCACGGGGCTCCGTCGTCCTGCGGCGGGAAACCGATTCGCGCAACGCCGCGCAGGCGGTGACGTTGCTGGAGGCCATCGCCGAATTCGGCTTTGACGCCTGCATCGGGGGTGCCCGCCGCGACGAGGAAAAGGCGCGCGCCAAGGAGCGCATCTTCTCTTTCCGCGACGAGTTTGGGCAGTGGGATCCCAAGAGCCAGCGCCCGGAGGTCTGGAACCTGTACAACACGCGCGTGCACCGCGGCGAGAACATGCGGGTGTTTCCGATCTCGAACTGGACCGAACTGGATGTCTGGCAATACATCGCCCGCGAGAATCTCGCGCTGCCCTCCATCTATTACGCGCATCGTCGCGAGGTGGTGCGCCGCCGCGGCCTGCTGGTGCCCGTCACGCCCCTGACCCCGCCGCTTGCCGACGAACAGGTGGAAACCCTCTCGGTACGGTTTCGCACCGTGGGGGATATCTCGTGCACCTGCCCGGTGGCGTCCGAGGCCGCCGACAACGAGGCCATCATCGCCGAGACCGCGCTGAGCGATATCACCGAACGCGGCGCCACCCGCATGGACGACCAGACTTCGGAGGCGTCGATGGAGCGCCGGAAGAAAGAAGGATATTTCTAA
- a CDS encoding sulfate adenylyltransferase subunit 1, which produces MNAVSESFLPAETAVIRLITAGSVDDGKSTLIGRLLYDSKSVYADQLDAIARAKYKRVAGDGIDFALLTDGLEAEREQGITIDVAYRYFATPRRKFIIADAPGHEQYTRNMVTGASNADVAVILIDATRAIDGQLLPQTKRHSTIARLLGIRHVVVAVNKMDLVSWDRAVFERIRAAYADLAHRVGIAHFQALPLSALNGDNVVTPSAHTPWYDGPPLLALLEALDPAAENGTAPLRFPVQWVVRHDGSSAQDFRGYAGRVASGTLRRGDAIVVQPSGMTARVAEVRVHDRALSAAVAGDSVIVVLDRDVDVSRGDVLAHADAPASVDKEFDAEVCWLDTQALNPARKYLLKQGTRLTSARIREVRSRRDIHELREVDVEGGTLAMNDIGRLRIVTRDPLAMDRYDEIAATGAFILIDESTHQTAAAGMLR; this is translated from the coding sequence ATGAATGCAGTGAGCGAATCCTTCCTGCCGGCCGAGACCGCGGTCATCCGCCTGATCACCGCCGGGTCGGTGGACGACGGCAAGTCCACCTTGATCGGCCGCCTGCTGTATGACAGCAAGAGCGTGTATGCCGACCAGCTCGACGCCATCGCCCGTGCCAAGTACAAGCGCGTGGCCGGCGACGGTATCGACTTTGCCTTGTTGACCGACGGCCTGGAGGCCGAACGCGAGCAGGGCATCACCATCGACGTCGCGTACCGTTATTTCGCCACCCCCCGTCGCAAATTCATCATCGCCGACGCGCCGGGCCACGAGCAGTACACGCGCAATATGGTCACGGGGGCCTCCAATGCCGATGTCGCGGTGATCCTTATCGATGCCACGCGCGCCATCGACGGCCAATTGTTGCCACAGACCAAACGGCACAGCACCATCGCGCGACTGCTCGGGATACGCCATGTCGTCGTGGCCGTGAACAAGATGGATCTGGTGTCCTGGGACCGTGCCGTGTTCGAGCGCATCCGCGCCGCCTATGCCGACCTCGCCCACCGTGTCGGCATCGCGCACTTCCAGGCGCTGCCCTTGTCCGCCCTGAACGGCGACAACGTGGTGACGCCATCCGCGCATACGCCGTGGTACGACGGACCGCCGCTGCTCGCGCTGCTCGAGGCGCTGGATCCCGCCGCGGAAAACGGGACCGCGCCCTTGCGTTTCCCGGTGCAGTGGGTGGTGCGCCACGACGGCAGCAGTGCGCAGGACTTCCGCGGCTATGCCGGCCGTGTCGCCAGCGGCACGTTGCGGCGCGGCGATGCCATCGTCGTGCAGCCCTCGGGCATGACCGCGCGGGTGGCTGAAGTGCGCGTGCATGACCGCGCCTTGTCCGCGGCCGTTGCGGGCGATTCGGTCATTGTGGTGCTGGACCGCGATGTCGACGTATCGCGCGGCGATGTGCTGGCTCACGCCGATGCACCGGCGAGCGTAGACAAGGAGTTCGATGCCGAGGTGTGCTGGCTCGACACGCAGGCACTCAATCCCGCGCGGAAATACTTGCTCAAGCAGGGCACGAGGCTGACGAGTGCGCGGATACGCGAGGTGCGCTCGCGGCGCGACATACATGAGTTGCGTGAAGTGGATGTCGAAGGCGGCACATTGGCGATGAACGACATCGGCAGGCTGCGCATCGTTACACGGGATCCATTGGCAATGGATCGCTATGACGAGATCGCGGCCACAGGGGCCTTCATTCTGATCGACGAATCCACCCACCAGACGGCGGCGGCGGGAATGTTGCGCTAG
- a CDS encoding PA0069 family radical SAM protein, translating to MARTDHSVFAGSGSPAAAPAALRGRGAVTNVRHRFQQDDRTAVDPAVDPAELADEPAPKIVPIYPVRPSAATPPGPVTTVAVEQARKLLSRNDSPDVPFDRAINTYRGCEHGCVYCFARPTHAYLGYSPGLDFETRLIAKANAVDALRAELGRPGYRVAPVNVGSATDVYQPIERAWRLTRGVIELLLETGHPLTIVTKNALIERDLDLLQALARRNLVSVYISVTSLDADLSRVLEPRASAPWRRLQTVRALADAGVPVGVLAAPMIPFINDEFLERIVEAAGQAGAYHASYTVVRLPWEVRPVFEQWLQAHFPDRADRVLHRIEDMREGRRNDPRFGTRMRGTGIWADLLRQRFALAVRKAGLNQQRLQLDTHQFVPPAPTQGPVFSHGPAAARQLGLFD from the coding sequence ATGGCGCGTACCGATCATTCCGTTTTTGCCGGTTCTGGGTCCCCGGCTGCCGCCCCCGCCGCCTTGCGCGGTCGGGGTGCGGTTACTAATGTACGGCATCGTTTCCAGCAGGATGACCGCACGGCGGTCGATCCGGCGGTCGATCCGGCTGAACTGGCCGACGAACCCGCGCCCAAGATCGTTCCCATATACCCTGTCCGGCCGTCCGCCGCGACGCCGCCAGGGCCGGTCACCACGGTCGCCGTGGAGCAGGCGCGCAAGCTGCTCTCGCGCAACGATTCACCGGACGTGCCGTTCGACCGGGCCATCAATACCTACCGGGGATGCGAGCACGGCTGCGTCTATTGTTTTGCGCGGCCTACGCATGCGTATCTGGGATATTCCCCGGGCTTGGATTTCGAAACCCGTCTGATCGCCAAGGCCAACGCCGTGGATGCGTTGCGGGCGGAGCTGGGGCGGCCCGGGTATCGCGTGGCGCCCGTCAATGTCGGTTCCGCGACAGACGTCTACCAGCCCATCGAACGCGCCTGGCGCCTGACCCGCGGCGTCATCGAACTGCTCCTGGAAACCGGACATCCGCTGACCATCGTCACGAAGAACGCGCTCATCGAGCGGGATCTCGACCTGCTGCAGGCACTGGCGCGGCGCAATCTGGTCTCGGTCTATATCAGCGTCACGTCGCTGGACGCGGACCTTTCCCGTGTGCTGGAACCGCGTGCCTCGGCCCCTTGGCGACGCCTGCAAACAGTGCGGGCGCTGGCCGATGCCGGCGTGCCGGTGGGCGTGCTCGCCGCGCCCATGATTCCGTTCATCAACGACGAATTCCTGGAACGCATCGTGGAGGCCGCCGGCCAGGCGGGTGCCTATCACGCCAGCTATACCGTCGTCCGGCTGCCCTGGGAAGTCAGGCCGGTCTTCGAGCAGTGGCTGCAAGCCCATTTCCCGGATCGCGCCGACCGCGTGCTGCACCGGATCGAAGACATGCGCGAAGGCAGGCGCAACGATCCTCGTTTCGGTACCCGGATGCGGGGCACAGGAATCTGGGCGGATCTGCTGCGCCAGCGGTTTGCCCTGGCCGTGCGCAAGGCTGGACTGAACCAGCAGCGCCTGCAGCTGGACACCCACCAATTCGTACCTCCGGCTCCGACGCAAGGGCCGGTCTTTTCCCATGGACCAGCGGCCGCGCGGCAGTTGGGTCTATTCGACTGA
- the rplS gene encoding 50S ribosomal protein L19: protein MNLIAILEQEEIKRLMGDKTLPSFAAGDTVIVNVNVVEGTRKRVQAFEGVVIAKRNRGLNSAFIVRKISSGQAVERTFQLYSPQIASIEVKRRGDVRRAKLYYLRDRSGKSARIKEKLVSRQAAAQSARAAEASAD, encoded by the coding sequence ATGAACCTTATCGCTATCCTGGAACAGGAAGAAATCAAGCGCCTGATGGGCGACAAGACGCTTCCGTCCTTCGCCGCGGGTGACACCGTGATTGTCAACGTGAACGTCGTCGAAGGCACGCGCAAGCGCGTGCAGGCCTTTGAGGGCGTCGTCATCGCCAAGCGCAACCGCGGCCTGAATTCGGCCTTCATCGTGCGCAAGATCTCGTCGGGCCAGGCCGTGGAGCGTACGTTCCAGCTGTACTCGCCGCAGATCGCCTCCATCGAGGTCAAGCGCCGTGGCGACGTGCGTCGCGCCAAGCTGTACTACCTGCGCGACCGTTCGGGCAAGTCGGCTCGCATCAAGGAAAAGCTGGTGAGCCGCCAGGCTGCCGCCCAATCGGCCCGCGCCGCCGAAGCCTCAGCGGACTGA
- a CDS encoding CoA pyrophosphatase, whose product MPDQPSSRPRRSAVRPSFDAAEQPWIVANEGLRALPPEALTADALRRVLGRPESWSVQMPLNDDSRYPGREGAPVLAAVLIPLVAREQGVTVMLTQRTAHLYDHAGQISFPGGRIEDSDASPVAAALREAQEETGLSAEWVDVLGTMPPYLTATGFSITPVVSLVRPGFELAPDTFEVAEVFEVPLSFIANPDNHRLHRVELPDGRVRQFYSMPWGGYFIWGATAAMLRNLYYLLRGPSE is encoded by the coding sequence ATGCCTGACCAACCGTCCTCGCGACCGCGCCGTTCCGCCGTCCGGCCTTCTTTCGATGCGGCCGAGCAACCCTGGATCGTTGCCAATGAGGGCCTGCGGGCCCTGCCGCCGGAGGCGCTGACGGCGGATGCGCTGCGGCGCGTCCTGGGGCGCCCGGAAAGCTGGTCCGTGCAAATGCCGCTGAACGACGATAGCCGTTATCCCGGCCGCGAAGGCGCTCCCGTGCTGGCTGCAGTGCTTATTCCCCTGGTCGCGCGGGAGCAGGGCGTGACGGTCATGCTGACGCAGCGCACGGCGCATTTGTACGACCACGCGGGCCAGATCAGCTTCCCGGGGGGGCGAATCGAAGACTCCGACGCCAGCCCGGTCGCCGCGGCCCTGCGCGAAGCGCAGGAAGAGACCGGCCTGAGCGCGGAATGGGTGGACGTACTGGGTACCATGCCGCCGTATCTCACGGCGACCGGCTTCTCCATCACGCCGGTGGTGTCCCTGGTGCGCCCGGGATTCGAACTCGCCCCCGACACTTTCGAAGTGGCCGAGGTATTCGAGGTACCGCTGTCCTTCATCGCCAACCCGGATAACCATCGCCTGCATCGCGTCGAACTGCCCGACGGCCGGGTGCGGCAGTTCTATTCCATGCCATGGGGTGGGTATTTCATCTGGGGAGCGACGGCCGCGATGTTGCGCAACCTGTATTACCTGCTGCGCGGACCGTCGGAATAG
- the rsgA gene encoding ribosome small subunit-dependent GTPase A: MADGTLRQCYPRGKKAGAAVGDHVEIAPQGRDEGAIERILPRSNLLYRSDDMRAKQFAANVDRLFIVVATEPTFSDDLVGRALAGAWSVGITPFIVLNKIDIPQGLEHARARLAPLARLGVPVLEVSAVDTASARRALFPHMAGHVSLLLGQSGMGKSTLLNALVPDANAATREHSTALDMGRHTTTSTHLYHLPEGGDLIDSPGFQAFGLQHLTRDEIARGFPEFTAPAEHCRFYNCTHQHEPGCGVLAALAAGTIDRARHALYLRILEENAAAPRY, from the coding sequence ATGGCGGATGGCACGCTGCGCCAATGCTATCCCCGCGGCAAGAAAGCCGGCGCCGCCGTGGGCGACCATGTGGAAATCGCCCCGCAAGGCCGTGACGAAGGCGCCATCGAACGCATTCTGCCGCGCAGCAACCTGCTCTACCGATCCGACGACATGCGCGCCAAGCAGTTTGCCGCCAATGTGGATCGGCTGTTTATCGTGGTCGCGACCGAACCGACTTTTTCCGACGACCTGGTCGGGCGCGCGCTGGCCGGCGCCTGGAGTGTGGGCATCACCCCCTTCATCGTGCTGAACAAGATCGATATTCCGCAAGGACTCGAACACGCTCGTGCCCGACTGGCCCCGCTCGCCCGGCTGGGCGTTCCCGTGCTGGAAGTCAGCGCCGTCGACACGGCAAGCGCCCGGCGCGCGCTGTTTCCCCACATGGCGGGGCATGTCAGCCTGCTGCTCGGCCAGAGCGGCATGGGCAAATCCACGCTGCTCAACGCGCTGGTGCCCGACGCGAACGCGGCCACCCGGGAACACTCGACGGCTCTGGACATGGGCCGGCACACGACCACCAGCACGCACCTGTATCACTTGCCGGAGGGCGGCGACCTGATCGACTCCCCGGGATTCCAGGCCTTCGGACTGCAGCACCTGACCCGCGATGAAATCGCTCGCGGCTTCCCGGAATTCACCGCCCCGGCAGAGCATTGCCGCTTCTACAACTGTACGCATCAGCACGAGCCCGGCTGCGGCGTGTTGGCGGCGTTGGCCGCGGGAACGATAGACCGCGCCCGTCATGCCTTGTATCTGCGCATCCTGGAAGAAAACGCGGCGGCGCCGCGTTATTGA
- a CDS encoding M48 family metallopeptidase encodes MLTLLFVVLLLVDIGVRLWLSTRQIRHVARNRDHVPPEFADRIGLPSHQRAADYTVARVRLGMFERVFDAAVLVGLTLLGGLQMIDVLAAHVTDSDFLRQLLLLTMVAVLLGALELPFTLWRQFRLEARFGFNRMTPALFFSDAVKGILLTAVIGLPLASAILWLMAKAGSLWWIWAWGLWVGFSLLTLLLFPMVIAPLFNKFTPLADADLSGRIQRLVQRCGFAINGLFVMDGSRRSGHGNAYFTGFGKSRRIVFFDTLLSRLNGDEIEAVLAHELGHFARRHIVKRIVVSFAVALGFFAVLGWLARQPWFYEQLGVLPRMDGRNDAMALLLFFLVVPVFTFLFTPVASWYSRRDEFQADDYAARQSSADQLVSALVKLYDDNAATLTPDPVHSAFYDSHPPAAVRIRHLGAAAR; translated from the coding sequence ATGCTGACACTGTTGTTCGTTGTACTGCTGCTGGTCGATATCGGCGTCAGGCTCTGGCTGTCCACCCGGCAGATCCGCCATGTAGCGCGCAATCGCGACCATGTGCCGCCGGAATTCGCCGACCGGATCGGCCTGCCCAGCCACCAGCGTGCCGCCGACTACACCGTCGCTCGCGTGCGGCTCGGCATGTTCGAACGCGTCTTTGACGCCGCCGTGCTGGTCGGGCTGACCCTGCTGGGGGGCTTGCAGATGATCGATGTGCTGGCCGCCCACGTCACCGACAGCGATTTCCTGCGCCAGTTGCTGCTGCTGACCATGGTGGCCGTGTTGCTCGGAGCGCTGGAATTGCCGTTCACCTTGTGGCGCCAGTTCAGGCTGGAAGCGCGCTTCGGCTTCAATCGCATGACGCCGGCCCTGTTTTTTTCGGACGCGGTAAAGGGCATCCTGCTTACCGCCGTGATCGGGCTGCCATTGGCCTCGGCGATTTTATGGCTGATGGCCAAGGCCGGCAGCTTGTGGTGGATATGGGCCTGGGGCCTCTGGGTCGGCTTCAGCCTGCTGACGCTGCTGCTGTTTCCCATGGTGATCGCGCCGCTGTTCAACAAGTTCACGCCCCTGGCGGACGCGGATCTGTCCGGCCGCATCCAGCGGCTGGTGCAGCGCTGCGGCTTCGCCATCAACGGTTTGTTCGTCATGGACGGCTCGCGCCGTTCCGGACATGGCAACGCGTATTTCACGGGCTTCGGCAAATCGCGCCGCATCGTGTTTTTCGACACGCTGCTGTCACGCCTGAACGGCGACGAGATCGAAGCCGTGCTGGCGCATGAACTGGGCCACTTCGCGCGCCGGCATATCGTCAAGCGCATCGTGGTCAGCTTCGCGGTGGCCCTGGGCTTCTTCGCCGTGCTGGGGTGGCTGGCGCGCCAACCCTGGTTCTACGAGCAGTTGGGCGTCCTGCCGCGCATGGACGGTCGCAACGATGCCATGGCGCTGCTGCTGTTCTTCCTGGTGGTGCCGGTGTTCACCTTCCTGTTCACGCCGGTCGCCAGCTGGTACTCGCGGCGCGACGAGTTCCAGGCCGACGACTATGCCGCGCGCCAGAGCTCGGCCGACCAGCTCGTGTCCGCACTGGTCAAGCTGTACGACGACAATGCCGCCACGCTGACGCCCGATCCGGTCCATTCCGCCTTCTACGATAGCCACCCACCGGCCGCCGTGCGCATACGGCATCTCGGCGCGGCCGCTCGATGA
- the orn gene encoding oligoribonuclease yields MALNDNRLVWLDMEMTGLDPEKERIIEVAVVVTEPDLTVVAEGPVLVIHQPDALLDAMDSWNKSTHGKSGLIDKVKASAISEPEAEDILIAFLAQHVPAGKSPLCGNTISQDRRFMFRYMPRLEQFFHYRNLDVSTLKELARRWRPDVYKSFEKKSRHEALADIYDSIEELKHYREHFLKV; encoded by the coding sequence ATGGCTCTGAACGACAACCGCCTGGTTTGGCTCGACATGGAAATGACGGGCTTGGATCCGGAAAAAGAACGCATTATCGAAGTGGCGGTGGTCGTGACCGAGCCCGATCTTACTGTGGTCGCCGAAGGTCCGGTACTGGTAATTCACCAACCCGACGCACTGCTCGACGCCATGGACAGCTGGAACAAGTCCACGCATGGCAAAAGCGGCCTGATCGACAAGGTCAAGGCATCCGCGATTTCGGAGCCCGAGGCAGAGGACATCCTGATTGCCTTCCTGGCGCAGCACGTGCCCGCCGGCAAATCGCCGCTGTGCGGCAACACCATCAGCCAGGACCGGCGTTTCATGTTCCGCTACATGCCCAGGCTGGAACAGTTCTTCCATTACCGCAACCTGGATGTCAGCACGCTGAAGGAACTCGCGCGGCGCTGGCGGCCCGATGTCTACAAGTCTTTCGAAAAGAAAAGCCGCCACGAAGCCCTGGCCGATATCTACGACTCCATCGAAGAGCTCAAGCACTACCGGGAGCATTTCCTGAAGGTGTGA
- the paaX gene encoding phenylacetic acid degradation operon negative regulatory protein PaaX, giving the protein MALAASALDRLTARLLKTDPPRAKSLCVTLLGDALEPHGGAIWLGDLIALLQPLGINERLLRTSVFRLVAEGWLHAERHGRRSLYRLAPQGVRSTAHAAQRIYGGTQPAWNGDWTVVVVPRTGNNGLAERTELRRALEWEGFGMVAPGVFAHPCAHSDTAGTILRSLDIADKALVLAARDLPGATALPFAELAPQCWDLAGLAEQYRAFIRQFGSLGKLLQEGSEAAQPAAAFATRMLLLHRWRRIVLHDPQLPASMLPPDWPGHTARALCRTVYWALFDASEIHLAEIAGRAGGDYRPLSPVALRRFGGPVTPSGNAPGSA; this is encoded by the coding sequence ATGGCCCTTGCCGCCTCTGCGCTGGATCGCCTTACCGCCCGCCTGCTCAAGACGGATCCTCCACGCGCCAAATCGCTGTGCGTCACCCTGCTGGGAGACGCGCTGGAACCGCATGGCGGCGCGATATGGCTGGGCGACCTGATCGCCCTTTTGCAGCCCCTGGGCATCAACGAACGGTTGCTGCGCACCAGCGTCTTCCGGCTGGTGGCCGAAGGCTGGCTGCATGCGGAGCGCCACGGCCGCCGCAGCCTCTATCGCCTTGCCCCGCAGGGCGTGCGCAGTACGGCGCATGCGGCCCAGCGCATCTATGGCGGCACGCAGCCAGCGTGGAACGGGGACTGGACCGTGGTGGTGGTTCCTCGCACTGGCAACAACGGGTTGGCCGAACGCACCGAACTGCGGCGGGCCCTGGAATGGGAGGGATTCGGCATGGTGGCGCCCGGGGTGTTCGCCCATCCTTGCGCCCATTCGGATACCGCGGGGACCATCCTGCGATCCCTGGATATCGCGGACAAGGCACTGGTCCTGGCGGCGCGGGACTTGCCGGGCGCCACGGCCCTGCCCTTCGCGGAATTGGCGCCGCAGTGCTGGGATCTGGCTGGCCTGGCCGAGCAATACCGGGCGTTTATCCGGCAGTTCGGGTCCCTGGGCAAGCTGTTGCAGGAAGGCAGCGAGGCGGCGCAGCCGGCGGCGGCCTTTGCCACGCGCATGCTGCTGCTGCACCGGTGGCGCCGGATCGTCCTGCATGACCCGCAATTGCCGGCGAGCATGCTGCCGCCCGACTGGCCGGGACACACGGCACGAGCGCTATGCCGCACCGTCTACTGGGCGCTGTTCGACGCGTCGGAGATCCATCTGGCCGAGATCGCCGGCCGGGCGGGCGGGGACTATCGCCCCCTCTCCCCGGTCGCGCTGCGACGATTCGGCGGGCCCGTCACACCTTCAGGAAATGCTCCCGGTAGTGCTTGA
- the paaA gene encoding 1,2-phenylacetyl-CoA epoxidase subunit PaaA, translated as MDAQALDTGISPPGPADAGQAEQAFQRRIDAGVRIEPQDDMPEAYRKTLIRQISQHAHSEIVGMLPEGNWITRAPTLKRKAILLAKVQDECGHGLYLYSAAETLGVSRDEMIGDLLRGKAKYSSIFNYPTLSWADIGMIGWLVDGSAIINQIPLCRCSYGPYARAMVRICKEESFHQRQGYDLLIQMCRHGTPEQKAMCQDALDRWWWPALMMFGPPDAESTHSARSVQWRIKLFSNDELRQKMVDQTVPQAEYLGLRIPDPSLRWNAERGHYDFGEIDWSELRAVIDGHGPCNRDRLNARVRAHEEGAWVRDAMVAYADKQRLRKAA; from the coding sequence ATGGACGCGCAAGCGCTCGACACAGGAATATCGCCGCCGGGTCCCGCGGACGCCGGGCAGGCGGAGCAGGCCTTCCAGCGGCGTATCGATGCCGGCGTGCGCATCGAGCCGCAGGACGATATGCCGGAGGCGTATCGCAAGACGTTGATACGGCAGATCTCGCAGCATGCGCATTCCGAAATCGTCGGCATGCTGCCCGAAGGCAATTGGATTACCCGCGCGCCGACGCTCAAGCGCAAGGCCATCCTGCTCGCGAAGGTGCAGGATGAATGCGGTCACGGGTTGTACCTGTACAGCGCCGCCGAAACCCTGGGCGTGTCGCGCGACGAGATGATCGGCGACCTGCTGCGCGGCAAGGCGAAGTACTCCAGCATCTTCAACTACCCGACACTCAGCTGGGCCGACATCGGCATGATCGGCTGGCTGGTCGACGGCTCCGCGATCATCAACCAGATCCCGCTGTGCCGTTGCTCCTACGGCCCCTACGCGCGCGCCATGGTCCGCATCTGCAAGGAGGAATCCTTCCACCAGCGCCAGGGCTACGATCTGCTCATCCAGATGTGCCGGCATGGCACGCCGGAGCAGAAAGCCATGTGCCAGGATGCGCTGGATCGCTGGTGGTGGCCGGCCCTGATGATGTTCGGGCCGCCCGATGCCGAGTCGACGCATAGCGCGCGCTCGGTGCAATGGCGCATCAAGCTGTTTTCGAACGACGAGCTGCGCCAGAAGATGGTGGACCAGACCGTGCCGCAGGCCGAATACCTGGGGCTGCGCATTCCCGACCCGTCCTTGCGCTGGAACGCGGAGCGCGGTCATTACGACTTTGGCGAGATCGACTGGTCGGAACTGCGCGCGGTCATCGATGGCCACGGACCGTGCAACCGCGATCGCCTGAACGCGCGCGTGCGGGCCCATGAAGAGGGCGCATGGGTGCGCGACGCCATGGTGGCCTACGCCGACAAGCAGCGCCTGCGCAAGGCCGCATGA
- the paaB gene encoding 1,2-phenylacetyl-CoA epoxidase subunit PaaB yields MERKDWPLWEVFIRSQHGLAHKHVGSLHAPDAEMAIMNARDVYTRRNEGMSIWVVPAADIVASDPADKDALFEPARGKVYRHPTFFPMPDEVKHL; encoded by the coding sequence ATGGAACGCAAGGATTGGCCGCTTTGGGAAGTGTTCATACGCAGCCAGCACGGCCTGGCCCACAAGCACGTCGGCAGCCTGCATGCGCCGGATGCCGAAATGGCCATCATGAATGCACGCGACGTCTATACCCGGCGCAATGAAGGCATGAGCATCTGGGTCGTGCCTGCGGCGGACATCGTCGCCAGCGATCCCGCCGACAAGGACGCGCTGTTCGAGCCGGCGCGCGGCAAGGTGTATCGGCATCCGACGTTCTTCCCCATGCCTGACGAAGTCAAGCACCTGTAG